Proteins encoded in a region of the Pseudomonas denitrificans (nom. rej.) genome:
- a CDS encoding metal-dependent hydrolase family protein — MGALHLHCSTLFDGTGLETRQRQTLIIENGVIRHVGPTAEAPRPAPGDREVHGDFVMPGLVDVHTHLAFGNAQSEEDIDIWTSDEFRALRGLFFAQHVLAAGVTSMVCPGDSGQLSIAVRNTVNAGLFEGPRIAASSRVITNRQSLNDWFPSRVGAPEYFTAALVTSRTEAIAEIRKQAKDGVDLIKIAMDGTHRRPNGEIIAAFTADETREMVEEAHRLGCRVATHAYGREAVMYAAKAGVDLVFHAFYMDDACIEALLEAGSVLAPTMTFPQNTVDFCQPHDPAIATGYAGYCARTLELGTPVLKRAKAAGIPFACGSDSGFAVTPYGEWHARELELLVRRLDFTPAEALYAATNVGSRLMPRGETLGTLEPGKQADLLILDGSPLEDIRILQDRNRLQAVYKAGEPVRLQRTPYNPKQVSDFNSLKWTDLYTRDRVAQLGKWSQ; from the coding sequence ATGGGCGCCCTGCACCTGCACTGCTCCACCCTGTTCGATGGCACCGGCCTGGAAACGCGCCAGCGACAGACACTGATCATCGAGAACGGCGTGATCCGCCACGTCGGGCCGACGGCCGAGGCGCCGCGCCCGGCTCCGGGGGACCGCGAGGTCCACGGCGACTTCGTCATGCCGGGGCTGGTCGACGTGCACACCCACCTGGCCTTCGGCAACGCCCAGAGCGAGGAAGACATCGATATCTGGACCAGCGACGAATTCCGCGCCCTGCGCGGACTGTTCTTCGCCCAGCACGTGCTCGCCGCCGGCGTCACTTCCATGGTCTGTCCCGGCGACAGCGGCCAGCTCAGCATCGCCGTGCGCAACACGGTCAACGCCGGGCTCTTCGAGGGCCCGCGCATCGCCGCCAGCAGCCGCGTGATCACCAACCGGCAGAGCCTCAACGACTGGTTCCCCAGCCGCGTCGGCGCACCGGAATACTTCACCGCCGCGCTGGTCACCAGCCGCACCGAGGCCATCGCGGAAATCCGCAAGCAGGCCAAGGACGGCGTCGACCTGATCAAGATTGCCATGGACGGCACGCACCGCCGGCCCAATGGCGAGATCATCGCCGCCTTCACCGCCGACGAAACCCGCGAGATGGTCGAGGAAGCCCATCGCCTGGGCTGCCGCGTGGCGACCCACGCCTACGGTCGCGAAGCGGTGATGTACGCGGCCAAGGCCGGCGTCGACCTGGTCTTCCATGCCTTCTACATGGACGACGCCTGCATCGAGGCGCTGCTCGAAGCCGGCAGCGTGCTCGCGCCGACCATGACCTTCCCGCAGAACACCGTGGACTTCTGCCAGCCCCACGACCCGGCCATCGCCACCGGCTACGCCGGCTACTGCGCACGGACGCTGGAACTGGGCACCCCGGTACTCAAGCGCGCCAAGGCCGCTGGCATTCCCTTCGCCTGTGGCAGCGACAGCGGGTTCGCCGTGACGCCCTATGGCGAATGGCACGCCCGCGAACTGGAACTGCTGGTGCGCCGGCTGGACTTCACCCCCGCCGAAGCGCTCTATGCCGCCACCAATGTCGGCTCGCGCCTGATGCCCCGCGGCGAAACCCTCGGCACCCTGGAGCCGGGCAAGCAGGCCGACCTGCTGATCCTCGACGGCTCGCCACTGGAAGACATCCGCATCCTGCAGGACCGCAACCGCCTGCAGGCCGTGTACAAGGCCGGCGAGCCGGTACGCCTGCAACGCACCCCCTACAACCCCAAGCAGGTTTCGGACTTCAACTCGCTGAAGTGGACCGATCTCTACACACGCGACCGGGTCGCCCAGTTGGGCAAATGGAGCCAGTAA
- a CDS encoding VOC family protein: MNILGLDALVFGVDDIQACADCLRDYGLTAAQLDADGGRFEALDGTAIIIRRGDDPSLPPALGPTPSLRETLYGVASTADLEAIADELGRDREVRRDENGALHSVDDLGFAIAFQVSWRRTFEAPADLTNAPGSAPQRPLNQLGITPDMPAQPRTLSHVVYFVPDAAKGEAFYRDRLGFVTTDSFVGVGPFMRTAGMDDHHCLFMIQTPPHMQGCEHFTFHMGSGTEVLLAGTRFQQKGWTSFWGPGRHLLGSNWFWYFNSPLGCHIEYDADMDKHDDAWAARQAPMSADNSQLFLFTSREKWAPGGPPPKQG; the protein is encoded by the coding sequence ATGAACATTCTTGGACTCGACGCGCTGGTATTCGGCGTCGACGATATCCAGGCCTGTGCCGATTGCCTGCGTGACTACGGCCTCACGGCCGCCCAACTGGATGCCGACGGCGGCCGTTTCGAGGCGCTGGACGGCACCGCGATCATCATCCGCCGGGGTGACGATCCGAGCCTGCCGCCGGCGCTCGGGCCAACCCCGTCGCTGCGCGAAACCCTCTACGGCGTGGCGTCCACCGCGGACCTGGAAGCCATCGCCGACGAACTGGGGCGTGACCGCGAGGTGCGCCGCGACGAGAACGGCGCGCTGCACAGCGTCGACGACCTGGGCTTCGCCATCGCCTTCCAGGTTTCCTGGCGCCGCACCTTCGAAGCGCCGGCCGACCTGACCAACGCCCCCGGCAGCGCGCCGCAGCGCCCGCTCAACCAGCTGGGCATCACCCCGGACATGCCGGCGCAGCCGCGCACCCTGTCCCACGTCGTCTACTTCGTGCCCGACGCGGCCAAGGGCGAAGCCTTCTACCGCGACCGCCTGGGCTTCGTTACCACCGACAGCTTCGTCGGCGTCGGCCCCTTCATGCGCACCGCCGGCATGGACGACCACCACTGCCTGTTCATGATCCAGACCCCGCCGCACATGCAGGGCTGTGAACACTTCACCTTCCACATGGGCAGCGGTACCGAAGTGCTGCTGGCCGGCACGCGCTTCCAGCAGAAGGGCTGGACCAGCTTCTGGGGCCCCGGCCGCCACCTGCTGGGCTCCAACTGGTTCTGGTACTTCAACAGCCCGCTGGGTTGCCACATCGAGTACGACGCCGACATGGACAAGCACGACGACGCCTGGGCCGCACGCCAGGCGCCGATGTCGGCGGACAACTCGCAGCTGTTCCTCTTCACCTCGCGGGAGAAATGGGCGCCCGGCGGCCCGCCGCCCAAGCAGGGCTGA
- a CDS encoding GlcG/HbpS family heme-binding protein, with protein MTILDFELATRLAAVTLRHARAEGVRPLAAAVLDAAGHPLAVLRDEQASFLRPQIATGKARGCLGMGFGGRELARRAKAMPAFFDAINSLTGGDVIPVAGGILLRDDEGRLLGAIGVSGDTSDNDERCALLAIAELGLHGETGDTQS; from the coding sequence ATGACCATTCTCGACTTCGAACTGGCCACGCGCCTGGCCGCTGTCACCCTGCGTCACGCCCGCGCCGAGGGCGTGCGTCCGCTGGCCGCCGCCGTGCTGGATGCGGCCGGTCACCCGCTGGCCGTGCTGCGCGACGAGCAGGCCAGCTTCCTCCGTCCGCAGATCGCCACCGGCAAGGCGCGCGGCTGCCTGGGCATGGGCTTCGGCGGTCGCGAACTGGCGCGCCGCGCCAAGGCCATGCCAGCGTTCTTCGATGCGATCAACAGCCTCACTGGCGGCGATGTGATCCCGGTGGCCGGCGGCATTCTCCTGCGCGATGACGAAGGCCGGCTGCTGGGCGCCATCGGCGTCAGCGGCGATACCTCGGACAACGACGAGCGCTGCGCCCTGCTGGCCATTGCGGAACTCGGGCTGCACGGCGAGACGGGCGATACTCAATCCTGA
- a CDS encoding alpha/beta hydrolase family protein, producing MFRYFPTNYVWNLSVDLAIEMGARLGEIEEMCAPLQEAAKQPDAAGTQAFRETWAKMADKLCALAEEDEAAGRRLSAGEKYNRAATYYLTCERLQAHGAAGREALYQRFLETFARGIDLSKENCERVEIPYEGKHLSGLLVRAEGVDGPAPLLVQVNGLDSTKEMKYRVGLPAWLARRGVSSLIIDQPGTGEALRLHGLTARYDSEHWASRVVDWLETHPEVDPKRIGLEGVSLGGYYCPRAVAFEPRFACGVVWGANHDWRDVQKRRLEKEGNFPVPHYWAHVQWVWGAKDMDEFMTIAENVHLDGVLERIRVPFLVTHGEKDSQIPLKWAHRTYEQLVNSPKRELKIFTEREGGVQHSSFDNSINAGHYIADWIAETLGGHTA from the coding sequence ATGTTCCGTTACTTCCCCACCAATTACGTCTGGAATCTCTCGGTGGACCTGGCCATCGAGATGGGCGCCCGCCTGGGCGAAATCGAGGAGATGTGTGCTCCGCTGCAGGAGGCCGCCAAGCAGCCCGACGCCGCCGGTACCCAGGCCTTCCGCGAAACCTGGGCGAAGATGGCCGACAAGCTCTGCGCCCTCGCCGAAGAAGACGAGGCCGCCGGCCGCCGCCTCTCCGCCGGGGAGAAATACAACCGCGCCGCCACCTACTACCTCACTTGCGAACGCCTGCAAGCCCACGGTGCTGCCGGCCGCGAGGCGCTGTACCAGCGCTTCCTGGAGACCTTCGCGCGCGGCATCGACCTGTCGAAGGAAAACTGCGAGCGGGTGGAAATCCCCTATGAGGGCAAGCACCTCTCCGGCCTGCTGGTGCGCGCCGAGGGCGTCGACGGCCCGGCGCCGCTGCTGGTGCAGGTCAACGGCCTGGATTCGACCAAGGAAATGAAATACCGCGTCGGCCTGCCGGCCTGGCTGGCCAGGCGCGGCGTGTCCTCGCTGATCATCGACCAGCCCGGCACCGGCGAAGCGCTGCGCCTGCATGGCCTGACCGCGCGCTACGACAGCGAACACTGGGCCAGCCGCGTGGTGGACTGGCTGGAGACCCACCCCGAAGTCGACCCCAAGCGCATCGGCCTGGAAGGCGTCTCCCTGGGCGGCTACTACTGCCCGCGCGCGGTGGCCTTCGAGCCGCGCTTCGCCTGCGGCGTGGTCTGGGGCGCCAACCACGACTGGCGCGACGTGCAGAAGCGCCGCCTGGAGAAGGAAGGCAACTTCCCGGTGCCGCACTACTGGGCGCACGTGCAGTGGGTCTGGGGCGCGAAGGATATGGACGAGTTCATGACGATCGCCGAGAACGTGCACCTGGATGGCGTGCTCGAGCGCATCCGCGTGCCCTTCCTGGTCACCCACGGCGAGAAGGACTCGCAGATTCCGCTGAAGTGGGCGCACCGCACTTACGAACAGCTGGTGAACAGCCCGAAACGCGAGCTGAAGATCTTCACCGAGCGCGAAGGCGGCGTGCAGCATTCGAGCTTCGACAACAGCATCAACGCCGGTCACTACATCGCCGACTGGATCGCCGAAACCCTCGGCGGCCACACCGCCTGA
- a CDS encoding nuclear transport factor 2 family protein produces the protein MKAIRDLLLNLEAERQRALVEEDHTRLDELFADELLYVHTTGLVQDKAQYLDYARHAVRYLAVERGELAIRLFGVGLALMSGPQCNLLQKRGGEPVRAEGFATQLWVKGEEGWRIASFHGTRAPA, from the coding sequence ATGAAGGCTATTCGTGATCTGTTGCTGAACCTGGAAGCCGAACGCCAGCGCGCCCTGGTCGAGGAGGACCACACGCGGCTGGACGAACTGTTCGCCGATGAGTTGCTGTACGTGCACACCACCGGATTGGTGCAGGACAAGGCGCAGTACCTGGACTACGCCCGCCATGCCGTGCGCTACCTGGCGGTGGAGCGTGGCGAACTGGCGATTCGTCTGTTCGGCGTTGGCCTGGCGCTGATGAGCGGCCCGCAGTGCAACCTGCTGCAGAAGCGTGGCGGCGAGCCGGTGCGTGCCGAGGGTTTTGCCACGCAGCTCTGGGTGAAGGGCGAGGAGGGCTGGCGTATCGCGTCGTTCCATGGCACCCGCGCGCCGGCCTGA
- a CDS encoding FAD-dependent oxidoreductase, translating to MNTVSNVLIVGGGIGGLCAAIALRRKGVAVDLVELKTEWTVYGVGIIQQSNVVREMHRLGLLDAYLDAAYAFEDVAIYTTQGEQLARIPGQRLAGPQYPANVGISRRALHKVLSETAIELGTQVRLGTSVESLEQDASGVDVLFSDGSQGRYALVVGADGLFSRVRGLLFGDKYQPRFTGQSVWRHNFPRAAGIDHLANYQGPSGNAGLVPLADDLMYLFTTSHEPGNPWMDPASLADGLRQRLAGFGGLIGELREQIGDSSEVVYKPLEAVFVDEPWYRGRVLLIGDAAHATTPHLGQGAGMAIEDAVVLAEELTAGGELEDQLQRFMGRRFERCRFISEMSLLAGEKEIQRDPSFDRIGLVKQMLEVTARPI from the coding sequence ATGAATACTGTGAGCAATGTGCTGATCGTGGGCGGCGGGATTGGCGGGCTGTGCGCCGCCATCGCCCTGCGCCGCAAGGGAGTCGCGGTCGATCTGGTCGAGCTGAAGACCGAGTGGACGGTCTACGGCGTCGGCATCATCCAGCAGAGCAACGTGGTGCGCGAGATGCACCGCCTTGGCCTGCTCGACGCCTACCTGGATGCGGCCTACGCCTTCGAGGACGTGGCCATCTACACCACGCAGGGCGAGCAGCTGGCGCGCATTCCCGGCCAGCGCCTGGCCGGCCCGCAGTACCCGGCCAACGTCGGCATCTCCCGTCGTGCGCTGCACAAGGTACTGAGCGAGACCGCCATCGAACTGGGCACCCAGGTGCGCCTGGGCACTTCGGTGGAAAGCCTCGAACAGGACGCCAGTGGCGTCGATGTGCTGTTCAGCGACGGCAGCCAGGGCCGCTACGCGCTGGTGGTGGGCGCCGATGGCCTGTTCTCCAGGGTGCGCGGCCTGCTCTTCGGCGATAAGTACCAGCCGCGCTTCACTGGTCAGTCGGTGTGGCGCCACAACTTCCCGCGCGCCGCCGGCATCGATCACCTGGCGAACTACCAGGGCCCGTCGGGCAACGCCGGCCTGGTGCCGCTGGCCGATGACCTGATGTACCTCTTCACCACCTCCCACGAGCCGGGCAACCCCTGGATGGACCCGGCCAGCCTGGCCGACGGCCTGCGCCAGCGCCTGGCCGGCTTCGGCGGGCTGATCGGCGAGCTGCGCGAGCAGATCGGCGACAGCAGCGAGGTCGTCTACAAGCCGCTGGAAGCCGTGTTCGTCGATGAACCCTGGTACCGCGGCCGCGTGCTGCTGATCGGCGACGCCGCCCACGCCACCACGCCGCACCTGGGCCAGGGCGCCGGCATGGCCATCGAGGATGCCGTGGTGCTGGCCGAGGAGCTGACCGCTGGCGGCGAGCTGGAAGACCAGCTGCAGCGCTTCATGGGCCGCCGCTTCGAGCGCTGCAGGTTCATCAGCGAGATGTCCCTGCTGGCCGGCGAGAAGGAAATCCAGCGCGACCCGTCCTTCGACCGCATCGGCCTGGTCAAGCAGATGCTGGAGGTCACCGCACGCCCCATCTGA
- a CDS encoding Rieske (2Fe-2S) protein: protein MDCVALCRLDELGEGQSRGFDPQGRGADSLFALRHQGRVRVYRNLCPHLSVPLEYRKDRFLSADGQWVICYAHGARFRPEDGACVHGPCRGDVLPALQHREADGWLLLPLAQLDA, encoded by the coding sequence GTGGATTGCGTGGCGCTGTGCCGGCTCGACGAGCTGGGCGAGGGGCAGTCTCGCGGCTTCGACCCGCAGGGCAGGGGAGCGGACAGCCTGTTCGCTCTCCGTCACCAGGGTCGGGTGCGTGTGTACCGCAACCTCTGCCCGCACCTGTCGGTGCCGCTGGAGTACCGCAAGGACCGCTTCCTCAGCGCCGATGGCCAGTGGGTCATCTGCTACGCCCACGGCGCGCGCTTCCGCCCGGAGGACGGCGCCTGCGTGCACGGCCCCTGTCGCGGGGACGTGCTGCCGGCGCTGCAACACCGCGAGGCCGACGGCTGGCTGCTATTGCCGCTGGCGCAACTGGACGCCTGA
- a CDS encoding LysR family transcriptional regulator: protein MRYRRLDLNLLVALDVLLEEGSVSRAAQRLNLGQSATSAALGRLREHFQDPLLVPLGRGLELTALARQLAPKVREVLSLAGEVVETSAAFDPARCDRRFTLVASDYVAATLLPAVSRELARQAPNASLVLRDLPLPRDGDVVAEALEYRRSDLVIVPQRRINPRYPHEALLSDELCCIVCSHSAHDELLSLGGYCAAEHVVREFTDGQNLSLDTQHLREIGIERRVAVAVQSFALMAEFVVGTPRIATLFRRQAESLARRYPLRVLPAPIEFPAAAQVLQWHPQQAFDPALAWLRQVLAEQAALLDQD, encoded by the coding sequence ATGCGCTACCGACGTCTGGACCTCAACCTGCTGGTCGCCCTGGATGTGCTGCTCGAAGAGGGCAGCGTCAGCCGGGCGGCGCAGCGTCTCAATCTCGGCCAGTCGGCGACCAGCGCCGCGCTGGGCCGCCTGCGCGAGCATTTCCAGGACCCGCTGCTGGTGCCCCTGGGCCGGGGTCTGGAGCTGACCGCACTGGCGCGCCAGCTGGCGCCGAAGGTGCGCGAGGTGCTGAGCCTGGCCGGGGAGGTGGTGGAGACTTCCGCCGCTTTCGACCCTGCCCGCTGTGATCGGCGGTTCACCCTGGTGGCTTCGGACTATGTGGCGGCCACCCTGCTGCCGGCGGTCAGCCGTGAACTGGCGCGTCAGGCTCCCAATGCCTCGCTGGTGCTGCGTGACCTGCCGCTGCCGCGCGACGGTGATGTGGTGGCCGAGGCGCTGGAGTACCGGCGCAGCGACCTGGTGATAGTCCCGCAGCGGCGGATCAACCCGCGTTACCCCCACGAGGCGCTGCTCAGCGATGAGCTGTGCTGCATCGTCTGCTCTCATTCGGCGCACGATGAGCTGCTGAGCCTTGGCGGTTATTGCGCGGCCGAGCACGTGGTGCGCGAGTTCACCGATGGCCAGAACCTGTCGCTGGATACCCAGCACCTGCGCGAGATCGGTATCGAGCGGCGGGTCGCGGTGGCGGTGCAGAGCTTTGCCCTGATGGCCGAATTCGTCGTCGGCACGCCGCGAATCGCCACGCTGTTCCGCCGCCAGGCCGAGTCGCTGGCGCGGCGTTATCCGCTGCGCGTGTTGCCGGCGCCCATCGAGTTCCCGGCGGCGGCGCAGGTGCTGCAATGGCACCCGCAGCAGGCTTTCGACCCCGCGCTGGCCTGGCTCCGCCAGGTGCTGGCGGAGCAGGCCGCGCTGCTCGATCAGGATTGA